The Burkholderia cepacia genome includes a region encoding these proteins:
- the glpK gene encoding glycerol kinase GlpK → MQDQYILALDQGTTSSRAMLFDRQGNIVSIAQKEFEQIYPQPGWVEHDPQEIWSTQAGVAAEAVTRTGLNGTSIAAIGITNQRETTIVWDRETGQPVYNAIVWQDRRTADFCDSLKAQGLEAKVRAKTGLPIDSYFSGTKIRWILDNVPGAREKARQGKLAFGTVDSWLVWNFTKHELHVTDVTNASRTMLFNIHTREWDSELLELLDIPRSMLPEVKASSEIYGHTKTTVFASKIPLAGIAGDQQAALFGQMCTQSGMVKNTYGTGCFLMMNTGDKPIESKNNLVTTIAWQIGDNVQYALEGSIFIAGAVVQWLRDGVGIIKSAAEIEALAASVPHTDGVYLVPAFAGLGAPHWNARARGSVFGVTRGTTSAHLARAALDAIAYQSLDVLAAMEADSGISIGELRVDGGASANDLLMQFQADLLGVDAVRPQITETTALGAAYLAGLAIGYWKNLDEVRSQWQLDRRFSPSMPKEQVERCMAGWQRAVRAAKAWADDTQ, encoded by the coding sequence ATGCAGGATCAGTACATCCTCGCGCTTGACCAGGGCACCACGAGTTCCCGCGCGATGCTGTTCGATCGCCAGGGCAATATCGTATCGATCGCCCAGAAGGAATTCGAGCAGATCTACCCGCAACCCGGCTGGGTCGAGCACGACCCGCAGGAAATCTGGTCGACGCAAGCCGGCGTCGCCGCCGAAGCCGTCACGCGCACGGGCCTGAACGGCACGTCGATCGCCGCGATCGGCATCACCAACCAGCGCGAAACCACGATCGTCTGGGATCGCGAGACCGGCCAGCCCGTCTACAACGCGATCGTCTGGCAGGATCGCCGCACGGCCGACTTCTGCGATTCGCTGAAAGCGCAGGGCCTCGAGGCGAAGGTGCGCGCGAAGACCGGCCTGCCGATCGATTCGTACTTCTCCGGAACCAAGATCCGCTGGATCCTCGACAACGTGCCGGGCGCACGCGAGAAGGCCAGGCAGGGCAAGCTCGCGTTCGGCACCGTCGACAGCTGGCTCGTGTGGAACTTCACGAAGCACGAACTGCACGTGACCGACGTGACGAACGCGTCGCGCACGATGCTGTTCAACATCCACACGCGCGAGTGGGACAGCGAACTGCTCGAACTGCTCGACATCCCGCGCAGCATGCTGCCGGAAGTGAAGGCATCGTCGGAAATCTACGGCCACACGAAGACCACCGTGTTCGCGTCGAAGATCCCGCTCGCGGGCATCGCCGGCGACCAGCAGGCGGCGCTGTTCGGCCAGATGTGCACGCAGTCCGGCATGGTGAAGAACACCTACGGCACCGGCTGCTTCCTGATGATGAACACCGGCGACAAGCCGATCGAATCGAAGAACAACCTCGTCACGACGATCGCCTGGCAGATCGGCGACAACGTGCAGTACGCGCTGGAAGGCAGCATCTTCATCGCGGGCGCGGTGGTGCAGTGGCTGCGCGACGGCGTCGGCATCATCAAGTCGGCCGCTGAAATCGAAGCGCTCGCCGCGAGCGTGCCGCACACCGACGGCGTCTACCTGGTGCCCGCGTTCGCCGGCCTCGGCGCGCCGCACTGGAACGCGCGGGCGCGTGGCTCGGTGTTCGGCGTCACGCGCGGCACGACCTCCGCGCACCTCGCACGGGCGGCGCTCGATGCGATCGCGTACCAGTCGCTCGACGTGCTGGCCGCGATGGAAGCCGATTCGGGCATCAGCATCGGCGAGCTGCGCGTCGACGGCGGCGCGAGCGCGAACGACCTGCTGATGCAGTTCCAGGCCGACCTGCTCGGCGTCGACGCGGTGCGTCCGCAGATCACCGAGACGACCGCGCTCGGCGCGGCCTACCTCGCGGGCCTCGCGATCGGCTACTGGAAGAACCTCGACGAAGTGCGCAGCCAGTGGCAGCTCGATCGCCGCTTCTCGCCGTCGATGCCGAAGGAGCAGGTCGAACGCTGCATGGCCGGCTGGCAGCGCGCGGTACGCGCCGCGAAGGCGTGGGCCGACGATACCCAGTAA
- a CDS encoding MIP/aquaporin family protein, protein MSPYIAEFIGTAILVLLGNGAVANVLLAKTKGKGADLIVIVMGWAMAVFVAVYVTASFSGAHLNPIVTISLALAGKFAWSKVGGYILAQMLGGMAGALLVWLAYRQHFAKEADADLKLAVFCTAPAIRSVTHNVLTEAICTFVLILGVLYLASPQVGLGALDALPVGLLVLGIGISLGGPTGYAMSPARDLSPRIMHALLPIPGKRDSDWRYAWIPVIGPLIGGSLAAGLYLTLHAPH, encoded by the coding sequence ATGTCACCTTATATTGCAGAATTCATCGGCACCGCGATCCTCGTGTTGCTCGGCAACGGCGCGGTCGCAAACGTGCTGCTTGCGAAGACCAAGGGCAAAGGCGCGGACCTGATCGTGATCGTGATGGGCTGGGCGATGGCCGTATTCGTCGCCGTCTACGTGACCGCGTCGTTCAGCGGCGCGCACCTGAACCCGATCGTCACCATCAGTCTCGCGCTCGCGGGCAAGTTCGCGTGGTCGAAAGTCGGCGGCTACATCCTCGCGCAGATGCTCGGCGGGATGGCGGGCGCCCTGCTCGTGTGGCTCGCGTATCGCCAGCACTTCGCGAAGGAAGCCGATGCGGACCTGAAGCTCGCGGTGTTCTGCACGGCGCCCGCGATCCGCAGCGTCACGCACAACGTGCTGACCGAAGCGATCTGCACGTTCGTGCTGATCCTCGGCGTGCTGTATCTCGCGTCGCCGCAGGTCGGCCTCGGCGCGCTCGACGCGCTGCCCGTCGGCCTGCTCGTGCTCGGCATCGGCATTTCGCTCGGCGGCCCGACCGGCTATGCGATGAGCCCCGCGCGCGACCTGTCGCCGCGTATCATGCACGCGCTGCTGCCGATCCCCGGCAAGCGCGACAGCGACTGGCGCTACGCGTGGATTCCGGTGATCGGCCCGCTGATCGGCGGCTCGCTCGCAGCCGGGCTGTACCTGACGCTGCACGCGCCGCACTGA
- a CDS encoding HAD family hydrolase, with protein MLDHLICDCDGVLVDSEVIADRVLLDTLSSTFPNIDFEAAAKSAFGQQTSRFLAGIESRFGIEMPANFIETIEHNIERALAQSLAPITGVRDALLQVSLPAAVVSNSRLARVRSSLKRASLTEIFGDRVFSSEQVARPKPYPDVYLHAAHTLGVAPARCIVVEDSVSGLNAARAAGMKTIAFVGASHIPDNYADALRAMGITRIMRRMDELPAFVEAGMRGEFGDVQS; from the coding sequence ATGCTCGATCACCTCATCTGCGACTGCGACGGCGTGCTCGTCGACAGCGAAGTCATCGCCGACCGCGTGCTGCTCGATACGCTGTCCTCCACGTTCCCGAACATCGATTTCGAAGCCGCCGCGAAGTCGGCGTTCGGCCAGCAGACGTCGCGCTTCCTGGCCGGGATCGAATCCCGCTTCGGAATCGAGATGCCCGCCAACTTCATCGAAACGATCGAGCACAACATCGAGCGCGCGCTCGCGCAATCGCTCGCGCCGATCACCGGCGTGCGCGACGCGCTGCTGCAGGTGAGCCTGCCGGCGGCCGTCGTGTCGAACAGCCGGCTCGCGCGCGTGCGCAGCTCGCTGAAGCGCGCATCGCTCACCGAGATCTTCGGCGATCGCGTATTCAGCTCCGAGCAGGTGGCGCGGCCGAAGCCCTACCCCGACGTCTACCTGCATGCGGCACACACGCTCGGCGTCGCGCCGGCGCGCTGCATCGTCGTCGAAGACAGCGTGTCCGGGCTGAATGCCGCGCGTGCGGCGGGCATGAAGACGATCGCGTTCGTCGGCGCGAGCCACATCCCCGACAACTACGCGGACGCGCTGCGCGCGATGGGCATCACGCGGATCATGCGCAGGATGGACGAGTTGCCGGCGTTCGTCGAAGCCGGCATGCGCGGCGAATTCGGGGACGTACAGTCGTAA
- the ribB gene encoding 3,4-dihydroxy-2-butanone-4-phosphate synthase, translating to MSLMSVSSAPADAFADLPLLDSEPVPPRIAAALDAMRAGRAVVLQDDHDRENEADLIVAAERITPETMALLIRECSGIVCLCLTDDTVRALELPPMVQTNESRNGTAFTVSIEAREGVHTGVSAADRVTTIRAAIAEGAKPHDIVRPGHVFPLRAQPGGVLARRGHTEGTVDLSILAGLKPAGVLCELMNPDGTMTRGDDVERFAQRHGLPMLTIAELVEFREALAAARERCMSDA from the coding sequence ATGTCCTTGATGTCCGTTTCGTCGGCACCTGCCGACGCCTTTGCCGATCTCCCGTTGCTGGATTCCGAACCGGTGCCGCCGCGCATCGCCGCCGCGCTCGATGCGATGCGCGCAGGCCGTGCGGTCGTGCTGCAGGACGACCACGACCGCGAGAACGAAGCCGACCTGATCGTTGCCGCCGAGCGCATCACGCCCGAGACGATGGCGCTGCTGATCCGCGAGTGCAGCGGCATCGTGTGCCTGTGCCTGACCGACGACACGGTGCGCGCGCTCGAGCTGCCGCCGATGGTGCAGACCAACGAGAGCCGCAACGGCACCGCGTTCACCGTCTCGATCGAGGCACGCGAAGGCGTGCATACGGGCGTATCGGCGGCCGATCGCGTGACGACGATCCGCGCGGCGATCGCCGAAGGGGCGAAGCCGCACGACATCGTGCGCCCCGGCCACGTGTTTCCGTTGCGCGCGCAGCCGGGCGGCGTGCTGGCACGCCGCGGTCACACCGAAGGCACGGTCGACCTGTCGATCCTCGCGGGCCTGAAGCCGGCCGGCGTGCTGTGCGAGCTGATGAATCCCGACGGCACGATGACGCGCGGCGACGATGTCGAGCGTTTCGCGCAACGGCACGGGCTGCCGATGCTGACGATCGCGGAACTCGTCGAGTTCCGCGAGGCGCTGGCCGCCGCGCGCGAGCGCTGCATGAGCGACGCGTAG
- a CDS encoding helix-turn-helix domain-containing protein: MSSSLALVRDVSSFESGDAADARASASLDVLEQVVGVNLARLRAERQLSLDALARLSGVSRAMLAQIESARSVPSIKVLCKIAAALKVSVAAFLRRHAVNGFEHLAAERASRVVSSNGRFSARALYPEGEPAAAEFHELRIAPLHTEPGARRAPGTTVNLVVSEGTLEVSVHDRRQLLATGDAIVFDADQPYSLRNPGDSEARAFRVTVSPEVPPRWLVPDAARAAGAH, encoded by the coding sequence ATGTCTTCATCCCTGGCGCTCGTGCGCGACGTGTCTTCCTTCGAGTCCGGCGACGCCGCCGATGCGCGGGCGTCCGCGTCGCTCGACGTTCTCGAGCAGGTCGTCGGCGTGAACCTCGCGCGGTTGCGTGCCGAGCGGCAGTTGTCGCTCGATGCGCTCGCGCGGCTGTCCGGCGTGTCGCGCGCGATGCTCGCGCAGATCGAGTCGGCGCGCAGCGTGCCGTCGATCAAGGTGCTCTGCAAGATCGCCGCGGCGCTGAAGGTATCGGTCGCCGCCTTCCTGCGCCGCCATGCGGTGAACGGCTTCGAGCACCTGGCGGCCGAGCGCGCGTCGCGCGTCGTCAGCTCGAACGGCCGCTTCTCGGCGCGCGCGCTTTATCCGGAAGGCGAGCCGGCCGCGGCGGAATTCCACGAGCTGCGGATCGCGCCGCTGCACACGGAGCCCGGCGCACGCCGTGCGCCCGGCACGACGGTCAACCTCGTCGTCAGCGAGGGCACGCTGGAAGTCAGCGTGCACGACCGCCGCCAGTTGCTCGCGACCGGCGATGCGATCGTGTTCGACGCCGACCAGCCGTACAGCCTGCGCAACCCGGGCGACAGCGAGGCGCGCGCGTTTCGCGTGACGGTGAGCCCCGAGGTGCCGCCGCGCTGGCTCGTGCCCGATGCGGCGCGGGCGGCCGGCGCACATTAG
- a CDS encoding MFS transporter has translation MPIPLLALAISAFAIGTTEFIIMGLLPEVARDLAVSLPSAGLLVTGYALGVAAGAPLLAVLTSRMPRKAALQLLMAIFIVGNVLCATASGYAMLMVARVVTSFAHGSFFGIGAVVAASLVPADRRASAIALMFTGLTLSNVLGVPFGTFVGQLLGWRASFWIVAVLGVLALGGVAALVPNRHDSGPAGLGHEVRVLKEPQVWLALLMTVLGFGGVFVVFTYIAPILETVSGFSPRSVALILVLFGAGLTIGNTLGGKFADRALMPSLIAILVALMAVMAVFAKTSHLPVAAAVTVFVWGIAAFATVPPLQARMVEKAASAPHLASTLNIGAFNVGNAGGAWLGGLALEHGLALDALPWVAVAVTFAALVVTWFAMRLDARGGAIAWKRATPIRIPPRC, from the coding sequence ATGCCCATTCCGTTGCTGGCGCTTGCGATCAGCGCCTTCGCCATCGGTACCACCGAGTTCATCATCATGGGCCTGCTGCCCGAAGTGGCGCGCGACCTGGCCGTGTCGCTGCCGTCGGCCGGCCTGCTGGTCACCGGCTATGCGCTCGGTGTCGCGGCCGGCGCGCCGCTGCTCGCGGTGCTGACGAGCCGCATGCCGCGCAAGGCCGCGCTGCAGTTGCTGATGGCGATCTTCATCGTCGGCAACGTGCTGTGCGCGACCGCGTCCGGTTACGCGATGCTGATGGTTGCGCGCGTCGTCACGTCGTTCGCGCACGGGTCGTTCTTCGGGATCGGCGCGGTGGTCGCCGCGTCGCTCGTGCCGGCCGACAGGCGCGCGAGCGCGATCGCGCTGATGTTTACGGGGCTCACGCTGTCGAACGTGCTCGGCGTGCCGTTCGGCACGTTCGTCGGGCAACTGCTCGGCTGGCGTGCGTCGTTCTGGATCGTCGCCGTGCTCGGCGTGCTGGCGCTCGGCGGCGTCGCCGCGCTTGTGCCGAACCGTCACGACAGCGGGCCGGCCGGCCTCGGCCACGAAGTGCGCGTGCTGAAGGAGCCGCAGGTGTGGCTCGCGCTGTTGATGACCGTGCTCGGCTTCGGCGGCGTGTTCGTCGTGTTCACGTACATCGCGCCGATTCTCGAGACCGTGTCGGGTTTCTCGCCGCGCTCGGTCGCGCTGATCCTCGTGTTGTTCGGCGCGGGGCTGACGATCGGCAACACGCTCGGCGGCAAGTTCGCCGACCGCGCGCTGATGCCGTCGCTGATCGCGATCCTCGTCGCGCTGATGGCCGTGATGGCCGTCTTCGCGAAGACGAGCCACCTGCCGGTCGCGGCCGCCGTCACCGTGTTCGTGTGGGGGATCGCCGCGTTCGCGACGGTGCCGCCGCTGCAGGCGCGCATGGTCGAGAAGGCCGCGAGCGCGCCGCATCTCGCGTCGACGCTCAACATCGGCGCGTTCAACGTCGGCAATGCAGGCGGCGCGTGGCTCGGCGGCCTTGCGCTGGAACACGGCCTCGCGCTCGATGCGCTGCCGTGGGTCGCCGTCGCGGTGACGTTCGCGGCGCTCGTCGTCACGTGGTTCGCGATGCGGCTCGACGCGCGCGGCGGCGCGATAGCGTGGAAACGGGCCACGCCGATACGCATTCCTCCGCGATGCTGA
- a CDS encoding LysR family transcriptional regulator, with amino-acid sequence MDRLGDIRLFVEAAELGSLSAAGRRLNLTPAAASARLAKLEAAVATRLFDRSTRQLRLTDEGRLYLNGCRQALQALDDANALLQAGRNVVAGRVRLSATSDFGRRRLLDWLDEFTALYPDVTFSLTASDSTVNLWQDEIDLAIRFAAPPDGALIARRLAADRRVPCAAPSFVERHGLPRDPQDLARFPCNVITVASGPMNTWRFTRGDDTQTCTVPLATAFETNDGGLAREWALRGRGIVLNSIWDVADDVRAGRLRVLLPDWRHQSAPLHAIYPGKRYMAPRVRVLLDFLAERFAREEAAHDDLLNACR; translated from the coding sequence ATGGACCGACTGGGCGATATCCGGCTGTTCGTCGAGGCGGCCGAACTGGGCAGCCTGTCCGCCGCCGGGCGCAGGCTGAACCTGACGCCGGCCGCCGCGAGCGCGCGCCTCGCGAAGCTCGAGGCGGCGGTCGCCACCCGGCTGTTCGACCGTTCGACCCGGCAGTTGCGGCTCACCGACGAGGGCCGCCTGTATCTGAACGGCTGCCGGCAGGCGTTGCAGGCGCTCGACGATGCAAACGCGCTGCTCCAGGCCGGCCGCAACGTCGTCGCCGGCCGGGTGCGGCTGTCGGCGACGTCCGATTTCGGCCGCCGCCGGCTGCTCGACTGGCTCGACGAATTCACCGCGCTTTACCCGGACGTGACGTTCTCGCTGACGGCATCCGACTCGACGGTGAACCTGTGGCAGGACGAGATCGACCTCGCGATCCGGTTCGCCGCGCCGCCCGACGGCGCGCTGATCGCCCGCCGGCTGGCCGCGGACCGGCGCGTGCCGTGCGCGGCGCCGTCGTTCGTCGAACGCCACGGCTTGCCGCGCGATCCGCAAGATCTGGCCCGCTTTCCATGCAACGTGATCACGGTCGCGTCCGGGCCGATGAACACGTGGCGCTTCACGCGCGGCGACGACACGCAGACCTGCACGGTGCCGCTCGCCACCGCGTTCGAGACCAACGACGGCGGCCTCGCCCGCGAATGGGCACTGCGCGGCCGCGGCATCGTGCTGAACTCGATCTGGGACGTGGCGGACGATGTGCGCGCGGGGCGGCTGCGCGTGCTGCTGCCCGACTGGCGGCACCAGAGCGCGCCGCTGCACGCGATTTATCCCGGCAAGCGCTACATGGCGCCGCGCGTGCGTGTGCTGCTCGACTTTCTCGCCGAACGCTTCGCGCGCGAGGAAGCCGCGCACGACGACCTGCTGAACGCGTGCCGCTGA
- the miaB gene encoding tRNA (N6-isopentenyl adenosine(37)-C2)-methylthiotransferase MiaB, which produces MTKKVYVKTFGCQMNEYDSDKMVDVLNAAEGLEKTDTPEDADIILFNTCSVREKAQEKVFSDLGRVRELKEAKPGLLIGVGGCVASQEGASIVSRAPYVDLVFGPQTLHRLPQMIDARRESGRAQVDITFPEIEKFDHLPPARVEGPSAFVSIMEGCSKYCSYCVVPYTRGDEVSRPLDDVLTEVAGLADQGVREVTLLGQNVNAYRGALTAGSAEIADFATLIEYVADIPGIERIRYTTSHPKEFTQRLIDTYAKVPKLVSHLHLPVQHGSDRILMAMKRGYTVLEYKSVIRKLRAIRPDLSLSTDMIVGFPGETDEDFDKMMALVHEMRYDTSFSFIYSPRPGTPAANLHDDTPREVKLKRLQHLQATIEENVARISQSMVGKVERILVEGPSRKDPNELAGRTENNRVVNFPAPLASHPRLIGQMIDVKINHAYPHSLRGELVLVSDDASAATH; this is translated from the coding sequence ATGACCAAGAAAGTTTACGTAAAGACCTTCGGCTGCCAGATGAACGAGTACGACTCGGACAAGATGGTGGACGTGCTCAATGCCGCCGAAGGCCTCGAAAAGACCGATACCCCGGAAGACGCGGACATCATCCTGTTCAACACGTGCTCGGTGCGCGAGAAGGCGCAGGAGAAGGTGTTCTCCGACCTCGGCCGCGTGCGCGAGCTGAAGGAAGCGAAGCCCGGCCTGCTGATCGGCGTCGGCGGCTGCGTCGCGAGCCAGGAAGGCGCGTCGATCGTGTCGCGCGCGCCGTACGTCGACCTCGTGTTCGGCCCGCAGACCCTGCACCGCCTGCCGCAGATGATCGACGCCCGCCGCGAGAGCGGCCGCGCGCAGGTCGACATCACGTTCCCCGAGATCGAGAAGTTCGACCACCTGCCGCCCGCGCGCGTCGAGGGGCCGAGCGCGTTCGTGTCGATCATGGAAGGCTGCTCGAAGTACTGCAGCTACTGCGTGGTGCCGTATACGCGCGGCGATGAAGTGTCGCGTCCGCTCGACGACGTGCTGACCGAAGTGGCCGGCCTCGCCGACCAGGGCGTGCGCGAAGTCACGCTGCTCGGCCAGAACGTGAACGCCTACCGGGGCGCGCTGACGGCCGGTTCCGCCGAGATCGCCGATTTCGCGACGCTGATCGAATACGTCGCCGACATCCCCGGCATCGAGCGGATCCGCTACACGACCTCGCACCCGAAGGAATTCACGCAGCGCCTGATCGACACCTACGCGAAGGTGCCGAAGCTCGTGAGCCACCTACACCTGCCCGTGCAGCACGGCTCCGACCGCATCCTGATGGCGATGAAGCGCGGCTATACGGTGCTCGAATACAAGTCGGTGATCCGCAAGCTGCGCGCGATCCGCCCGGACCTGTCGCTGTCGACCGACATGATCGTCGGCTTCCCCGGCGAGACCGACGAGGATTTCGACAAGATGATGGCGCTCGTGCACGAGATGCGCTACGACACCAGCTTCTCGTTCATCTACAGCCCGCGCCCCGGCACGCCGGCCGCGAACCTGCACGACGACACGCCGCGCGAGGTCAAGCTCAAACGCCTGCAACATCTGCAGGCGACCATCGAGGAAAACGTCGCGCGCATCAGCCAGTCGATGGTCGGGAAGGTCGAGCGGATCCTCGTCGAGGGCCCGTCGCGCAAGGACCCGAACGAGCTCGCCGGCCGCACCGAGAACAACCGGGTCGTGAATTTCCCGGCGCCGCTCGCGTCGCACCCGCGCCTGATCGGCCAGATGATCGACGTGAAGATCAACCACGCGTACCCGCATTCGCTGCGCGGCGAGCTCGTGCTCGTGAGCGACGATGCGAGCGCGGCCACGCACTGA
- a CDS encoding PhoH family protein — MKPTQALEFVAPRDDNARLANLCGPLDENLRQIEQALDVTLSRRGHRIAIRGRGAKLALAALENFYNRARDALSVDDIQLALVEVRHTGGNGRQDTLDVRFRGDPDHPFDDPVVQLDAGEPDEEPAPKLYTRRADLRGRTPAQREYLKQILSHDVTFGIGPAGTGKTYLAVACAVDALERDQVKRIVLTRPAVEAGERLGFLPGDLAQKVDPYLRPLYDALYDLLGFDKTAKMFERQMIEIAPLAYMRGRTLNHAFIILDEAQNTTPEQMKMFLTRIGFGSKAVVTGDTSQVDLPRGHKSGLVEAQQVLGGVRGIALTRFTSADVVRHPLVARIVEAYDEFHAQHQDG; from the coding sequence TTGAAGCCGACCCAAGCACTGGAATTCGTCGCGCCGCGCGACGACAATGCGCGCCTCGCCAACCTCTGCGGCCCGCTCGACGAGAACCTGCGGCAGATCGAACAGGCGCTCGACGTCACGCTGTCGCGACGGGGCCACCGGATCGCGATCCGCGGGCGCGGCGCCAAGCTCGCGCTCGCCGCGCTCGAGAACTTCTACAACCGCGCGCGCGATGCGCTGTCGGTCGACGACATCCAGCTCGCGCTGGTCGAAGTGCGCCACACGGGCGGCAACGGCCGCCAGGACACGCTCGACGTGCGCTTCCGCGGCGACCCCGACCATCCGTTCGACGACCCCGTCGTCCAGCTCGACGCCGGCGAGCCGGACGAGGAACCCGCGCCGAAGCTCTACACGCGGCGCGCCGACCTGCGCGGCCGCACGCCGGCGCAGCGCGAATACCTGAAGCAGATCCTGTCGCACGACGTGACGTTCGGCATCGGGCCCGCCGGCACCGGCAAGACCTACCTCGCGGTCGCCTGCGCGGTCGACGCGCTCGAGCGCGACCAGGTCAAGCGGATCGTGCTGACGCGCCCGGCCGTCGAGGCCGGCGAGCGGCTCGGCTTCCTGCCGGGCGATCTCGCGCAGAAGGTCGACCCGTACCTGCGCCCGCTGTACGACGCGCTGTACGACCTGCTCGGTTTCGACAAGACGGCGAAGATGTTCGAACGCCAGATGATCGAGATCGCGCCGCTCGCGTACATGCGCGGCCGCACGCTGAACCACGCGTTCATCATCCTCGACGAGGCGCAGAACACGACGCCCGAGCAGATGAAGATGTTCCTCACGCGGATCGGCTTCGGCTCCAAGGCGGTCGTGACCGGCGACACGAGCCAGGTCGACCTGCCGCGCGGCCACAAGAGCGGCCTCGTCGAGGCGCAGCAGGTGCTCGGCGGCGTGCGCGGCATCGCGCTCACGCGCTTCACGAGCGCGGACGTCGTGCGCCATCCGCTCGTCGCGCGCATCGTCGAGGCGTACGACGAATTCCACGCGCAGCACCAGGACGGCTGA
- the ybeY gene encoding rRNA maturation RNase YbeY → MKSSRSRKSVRADQATSETLRLSLFDAKGKARTANAQGLRIDFPDGRSLMFDLSGSSGEAAVAIVAQHNDPAMRAKIALQPEHYDSVTLHVGAEPAPPDVGLDDEAIRDPELDLSVQYGDEITSDVRKTLPKRKLIAEWIEPALFASAQLTVRFVGEEEGRTLNAGYRHKDYPTNVLTFAYDAAPDGTVIGDLVLCCPVVEKEAHDQGKPLTAHYAHLLVHGALHAQGYDHETSDEDAAEMEALEVDILAKLGFPNPYQ, encoded by the coding sequence ATGAAATCCTCTCGTTCCCGCAAGTCCGTCCGCGCCGACCAGGCCACGTCCGAAACGCTCCGTCTTTCGCTGTTCGATGCGAAGGGCAAGGCCCGGACCGCCAACGCGCAAGGGCTGCGAATCGACTTCCCTGACGGCCGCAGCCTGATGTTCGACCTGTCGGGCAGTTCCGGAGAAGCCGCCGTCGCGATCGTCGCGCAGCACAACGATCCGGCCATGCGCGCGAAGATCGCGCTGCAGCCCGAGCACTACGACAGCGTGACGCTGCACGTGGGCGCCGAGCCCGCGCCGCCCGACGTCGGCCTCGATGACGAAGCGATCCGCGATCCCGAGCTCGACCTGTCCGTGCAGTACGGCGACGAGATCACGAGCGACGTGCGCAAGACGCTGCCCAAGCGCAAGCTGATCGCCGAATGGATCGAGCCGGCGCTGTTCGCCAGCGCGCAGCTCACCGTACGCTTCGTCGGCGAAGAGGAAGGCCGCACGCTGAACGCCGGCTACCGCCACAAGGACTACCCGACCAACGTGTTGACCTTCGCGTACGACGCGGCGCCCGACGGCACCGTGATCGGCGACCTCGTGCTGTGCTGCCCGGTCGTCGAGAAGGAGGCGCACGACCAGGGCAAGCCGCTCACCGCCCATTACGCGCACCTGCTGGTGCACGGCGCGCTGCACGCGCAGGGCTACGACCACGAGACGAGCGACGAGGACGCGGCCGAAATGGAAGCGCTCGAAGTCGACATCCTCGCGAAGCTGGGCTTCCCGAACCCGTACCAGTAA
- a CDS encoding gamma-glutamylcyclotransferase has product MRNAVTLPPAYPPSIGDGRLLTEDELAASLAHTMRDWDGRQDLWLFGYGSLIWNPGLPTVAAIRGKVHGYHRGLYLWSRVNRGTPERPGLVLALDRGGSCSGIAFRLAGPTAQPHLETLWKREMPMGSYRPAWLPCSLENGERVNALAFVMRREAPTYTGKLSDPVVKEVFSCAAGRYGTTLDYVSRTVDALRASGIPDRALEGLLARCR; this is encoded by the coding sequence ATGCGCAACGCCGTGACGCTCCCGCCCGCCTACCCGCCGTCGATCGGCGACGGGCGCCTGCTGACCGAAGACGAGCTCGCGGCGTCGCTCGCGCACACGATGCGCGACTGGGACGGCCGGCAGGATCTGTGGCTGTTCGGCTATGGCTCGCTGATCTGGAACCCGGGATTGCCGACCGTCGCCGCGATACGCGGCAAGGTGCACGGCTATCATCGCGGGCTCTACCTGTGGTCGCGCGTGAACCGCGGCACCCCCGAACGCCCGGGCCTCGTGCTCGCGCTCGATCGCGGCGGCTCGTGCTCGGGCATCGCGTTCCGGCTCGCCGGCCCGACCGCGCAGCCGCACCTCGAAACGTTGTGGAAACGCGAAATGCCGATGGGCTCCTACCGGCCCGCGTGGCTGCCGTGCTCGCTCGAGAACGGCGAGCGCGTGAACGCACTCGCGTTCGTGATGCGCCGCGAAGCGCCGACCTATACGGGCAAGCTGTCCGACCCCGTCGTCAAGGAAGTGTTCAGTTGCGCGGCCGGCCGCTACGGCACGACGCTCGACTACGTCAGCCGCACGGTCGACGCGCTGCGCGCGAGCGGCATTCCCGATCGCGCCCTGGAAGGGCTGCTGGCCCGCTGCCGCTGA